The genomic stretch gtattttcgtgaATCATTGAATGAactactggttttcagtaaattaatCAATTCAATACTGgtttacagtaaaaataaaattgctgaATTAAATTTAGCAAATTTTGGAACTGAATTACAGCAACATTTTGGAAAGAATGCTGTTAACCAGTGAACTAGCGGTTTGCTGATATGCTTTCAGCAAAGTATTTTGCTGAACCATGAAGATACATTTTGGTGTGACCTCATTCAGACGGAACACGATCCGCAATCTCCACGCAATGGTTCATGTCTTGTCTGGATGAGATATATTTTTTCCAAGCCAAATTCACATCTtcagttctcgttcatttttcgcatttcATAATCGCATGCTCTAGCATACTTtacaaaaaacatttatttttaattgacaaGTCAAATAAGAACAAAAGTACGTGCGCCGCGGATCGTTTTCGCACATTAATAGTTAAAAAGCGAAAATAACAATTTAAACTTTAAAAATAaccatttggttattttgttatcatacgatCAACGATGTGTTCAGCCGAATTTTCAGCCGAAAATTCGTCTTACCGAATAATGAAAAAGGGCGAATAGTACTATTTGGTGCATTTCTAGTATACAACCATCAAAATATGCTGATAAAGGTACGCATAgacttttattgaaaatttcgaatTGAAGACTATGCAAAAAACTTCGAGGAAGATAAAGTTTTACTCCACGAGAAACTgacgaaataatatttttccgtGGAGATTAAGGGAAGactaatttttgcattttttcaaaaagaagAATAGAGCAATTCGAATTCAGTGTTTAAGATTGTTTAACCATTCTACACTAGTCAATGTActactaaaaatattttaatcaacTGATTGTATCATGCCAATATAGATTTGTTGTACTTAAGAATCGTATTACGTGCAGTTTGGCATTTTGTACTTGAAAATAGATTTAACTACCTGTCCATGTGCCTCCTTAGATTCCTCTTCCTCATCCGAGTCATCGTCGCCCGAGCTTTCGGGGGATGTAACCGCTGGCttgttgttgtttgaatttatgCCTTTGTTCTAAGAGGTATCAATAGAAGTTTAAGAAGTAATCGCTATCATTCGTGCTCTTTTTAGAACCTACCTCTTCTCGCTTCATTGAACTTAAGCTATCGTAGCAATCCAGACACACACGTAATGGTTTAGTGCTTTGTCCGGGCAAAAGAAACTTTTTCGACGAACATGGTCCGCATACCACAGCACCGCAATTCCGGCAGTGATGCTACAAATAAATAACACTTTATAACTTACACAATAGTTAAAGTTAGAGAAAAACTCACCCTTCGAATCAACATAgtaaattgtgtttttttacaATGCATGCAAACATTTGCTTCGCTGTCGGGCACCCAAACAGCAGCATGATTTTCCACCGGTTTCTTACCACCTATTGGAGAATatacaaaaatatatttatacaAAGCGGTTTGAATTATAGCtgttgtttttaaattattatagaCTTACTTTTGCGTAGCAAATCTTCTATGCATTTGTTTATGTGCGCCATCCATTCTTGTTTTTCGGTTTGCGTTGCGGCGTAAACTGCGAAAGATTTCGTTGCTGTTCGTATGAGCCAACCATTTCTGTACTCTGTCGAACAatgttaaaaaattgtttttatttttagctaCTTTGTTTAAACTAAATATCAAGTGCGAGTCGGAGGAT from Wyeomyia smithii strain HCP4-BCI-WySm-NY-G18 chromosome 3, ASM2978416v1, whole genome shotgun sequence encodes the following:
- the LOC129731154 gene encoding pleckstrin homology domain-containing family F member 2 isoform X1 translates to MVDKLVNSEANARRIQMVENCFGSSGQPLYVPGRVLVGEGVLTKMCRKRPKARQFFLFNDILVYGNIVIGKKKYNKQHLIPLEEVQLQALEDNGQYRNGWLIRTATKSFAVYAATQTEKQEWMAHINKCIEDLLRKSGKKPVENHAAVWVPDSEANVCMHCKKTQFTMLIRRHHCRNCGAVVCGPCSSKKFLLPGQSTKPLRVCLDCYDSLSSMKREENKGINSNNNKPAVTSPESSGDDDSDEEEESKEAHGQSFRSHCTPAVICV
- the LOC129731154 gene encoding pleckstrin homology domain-containing family F member 1 homolog isoform X2, which gives rise to MVDKLVNSEANARRIQMVENCFGSSGQPLYVPGRVLVGEGVLTKMCRKRPKARQFFLFNDILVYGNIVIGKKKYNKQHLIPLEEVQLQALEDNGQYRNGWLIRTATKSFAVYAATQTEKQEWMAHINKCIEDLLRKSGKKPVENHAAVWVPDSEANVCMHCKKTQFTMLIRRHHCRNCGAVVCGPCSSKKFLLPGQSTKPLRVCLDCYDSLSSMKREENKGINSNNNKPAVTSPESSGDDDSDEEEESKEAHGQPKFYGDDKPEK